Genomic DNA from Vanrija pseudolonga chromosome 3, complete sequence:
TTTGATGAGCTTAAGCGGCTTATCATCTCCTACAGCGGAATGACACTGGAGGACCCTACCATGTTCCCGCAGCCCCCGAGGTGAGTTGACGGGGGTTATCGAAAGGATCAAGAATTGACCCGCTGTACAGTCGTCCTGTGGGACCTGCAGAGTtccttcctcttcttctcggcgtcactgcgccgtcgtccggCAACAGTGacccgctgtcgtcgtcgacagtAGTAGCTCAGAGCAAGGGTGCACTTGCTCAGTCAGACTTGGTGCCATTCCTCAACGACCTGGCTGCCGGCTTTGCGGACGGATCAATGGCTGATGTCATCACGCCAACCTTGAGCCTGTTCTTCCAAGAGTGGTTCAAAATCACCCCTACGCCGGACCTTCTCGGCAATGACTGGCGAAACTACCTTGGAGCGGTTTCCCTACTCGTGCAGGTCAAGCCAATTGCAGCTCTTGTGCGTACAGTAGTCGGGCGGCTTTTGTGGTGGCTGACAAAGCTGGACAGTTGCCCTCACTCCCAGTCTGGGTGGCTCCTTCTGTCACGGCCGCAAAGGTCGAGTGGCAGTCCCTTCTCGGTCCTCTGACGAGGCTGAGCGTCTTCCCTCGCGAGTTTGTGAGTTGCAGATGGTAGAAAAAATGTTGACCATGCGCAGCCAGAGATCTGGAAGGAGTACTTCTCAAACCCTACAGACCGGCAGACGGCCGACATCGATGCAAACAAGGCGAACCTCCGCCACAGTCTCGAGTATCTTCAAACTTCTCTGTTTTCCATCTACAACAGTATCATCCGCGCCTCCCCAGAGTCACGAGAAGGAGCTCTCGACTTCTTTGCTTTGATCGTGAAGCTCAATGCCAAACGCCAAGGCATGCAGGTGAGTTGGCGTACCCGCGACGCGTATCGTAGGCTAACCATTTCAGGTCGATCATCGTTCGGTTTCTTCAGATGGCTTCATGACCAACCTGCAGGCCGTACTACTGAAGCTGTTTGAGCCGGTCATGGACATTCAATTCTCCAAGGTGAGGCCACCGGTACCCACGTACCGCATGCTAAGCTGTTCAgatcgacaaggtcgacccAGAGTATTACCGCCACAGCAAGAGAATTGACATCACGGACGAGACCAAGATCAAAGCGACAAAAGAAGAGGCAGACGAGTTCTATGGTGCCGCCATGGATCTTGACTCGAAGCCGAACTTCATTTCAGacctcttcttcctcttgAACGCTGTTCACCACCTCGGGTTGGGCAAAACAGTTGCGACCAGGGTCAAGGCTGAACGCAACATCTCTGATATGGAGAAGGACCTCAAACACCTCGAGTCGAAACGGGAGGAGTGGGCAGGAGTGAGTTGTCAATCACTGTCATAGCTAATCGCGCCAGAACCCGGCGAtgcaagctcaaggagaagcCCAAATCGCAAAGGTGAAGAGCGACATCGCGACTCTCCATGCGTCACTGCATGCCTACGACACCCAGCTTCTGGATCCCAGGTTGACGCGCTTGAATGTCACCTATTGTGGATTCCTCATGACTTGGCTCTTGCGAATGGCGGACCCGAAGCATCAGCACCCTCAGGTTCCCATTGCGTAAGTGTCAACAACAATTCAGTTCTCAGCTTGATTTATCTAATCCACATCTCAGCCTCCCTCTTCCAGCTGAAGTCCCTCTCCAGTTCCGCATGTTGCCGGAGTACCTCTTCGACAACGTTGTCGAGTACTACGACTTCCTTGCTCAGTATGTGTTGGGCTAGATCAAACAAACTAACATTCAGCCATgaccccgacgcgctcgacaatgCCGACAAGGACATCCTCATCACCTTTGTCCTCACCTTCCTTGCGCCCGGTTACGTGAACAACCCATTCTTGAAGGCGAAGATGGTATCAGTGCGTTGTGGTTCAGCGTGATTGCGACCTCTGACCGTTCAGATTCTGTCCAACGGACTGTATCCAGCCGGCTACCATAGGCGTGGACCCATGTTCGATCGCCTGAGTGTTCACCCGGTGTCGATTCAGTATCTCATGCCGGCGCTGATCCGTTTCTTCATCGGTGAGCTGACATGGCTATGGTTCAAACTGACAGGGAAGATGTCGAGATGACTGGAGGTCACACACAATTCTGGGGTACGTACATGTCGTCTGTTGCTATTCGCACGCTTACACATATTAGACAAGTTCTCCTTCAGGTAACGTCCCGTGCTGCCTACTCAGACACTGACCTGTGCTAGGCGCGATATCAGCCACATCATCAAGGCCATGTGGTCCAACCCCTTGCACCGCGAAGCATTTGTGAAAGCCAGACAGTGAGTGTCAGCAGGCACGGAAAGCAAGTCTCACCATCCGCAGCGACGACTTCGACATGTTCATCAAGTTTGTTAACATGCTGATGAGCGACACGACCTTCCATCTGGAAGAATCTCTCACCAACCTCACCAAGATCAACTCCCTTCGTGCCCAAAAAGCCGATGAAGCGTCTTGGTCAAGATtggaggaggcggagcgcaACGACCTGGACAGCCAGTTGAGGCAGGCCGAGTCTTCCGCCCCATTCCACACCCAGGAGGGGCGCAACTGTGTAGAACTGATTCGGGACTTCACCGACACCACGAAAGAGCCCTTCCTCGTCGGAGAGATTGTGGATCGCCTGGCAGCAGTACGTCTTGAGCCTTTCCTCCCATGTGGAGTTTCGCTGATGAGAGCAGTCTCTTGACGAGAACCTTGTCAATCTTGTTGGCCCGAAGATGCAGGACCTCAAGGTGGCGGATCCGGACCGTTTCTCCTTCAAGCCGAAACCCCTCCTTGCCGCAATTGCCCAGATCTACCTCAACCTTGGGCATGAGGCCGACTTCATTCGCGCTGTTGCAAACGATCAACGTAGCTACACACCTGAACTATTCGAACGTTTCGCTCGTGTGCTCAAGAATCGTGCAATCATGACagctgccgaggtcgacgccatAGTGAGCTTCTCCAACCGGGTGAAGGACGCCAAGGCGACTATCGAGATTGAAGACGAGCGAGAGATTCCAGACGAGTTCCTAGGTGAGTTTTGCATCTGCATCGAACTGCTCCTTGGCTAACAGTTCTCAGACCCTCTACTGGCTACATGTGAGTTTGCCTCGTGACCACCCTTTGGATGTCAAGTTGGCTGACTAGCTCTCAGTGATGAAGGACCCAGTGATCCTCCCCGTATCACGCGTAACTGTGGATCGCAGCACCAtccgcgccgtcctcctctccAAGGATCTGGACCCGTTCAACAATGTCCCGTGAGTACAACCTGAGGGACCACGTCTCAATTTCTAACTCATGTGGCAGACTCAAGTATGAGGACGTCATTCCCGACGTCGAGTTGAAGGCCAAGATTGACGCTTGGATTGCTGAAGGCAGTGTCCCGGCCCAGGGCAGCGCGATGGATGTGGACGCATGAGAGGGCAACAATTGAAATGAGGAAGATGACTCCTGCCGATGGAGAGGCCCATCGGCGGTTGTAACTACAATGCATGGCCGTCCGCCGAGTTTATTAAGCAAGAAAGTCATCAACCCAAGTCATCATCTGTTATCATTTATTACGTGCATTATTACGGCCCAGGCACGGCTTGCATTTCCTTGACACGACCCCTCAGCAACTAATCGCAAGAATAGCACCGGCGACCCGACAATGTGACCAAAGCAGCCTAGCCTGCTGTGCATTGTACGATTATAGCTGGGCAGTAATGCAAGTGACCACGATGAGATCCAAAGGAGGAACGAGGCCCTCGTTGCGGTGAGCGGCGTAGCTTTCTCGGCTGCGACATGGCTGCGGTGGCACCCAGAAAGTCACGCATAAATTGATAGCTGTGCATGCAAGTGGACTTTTGTAATACGACAATGTTGTGGGCagtggacgccgccgcagcttaggtcgaggagcgcgttgCGAAGGCCAACAATCCCCGGCGGGTGTGAGGGGCATGAGCATGAGGGGCCAAGGGGTGGCGGGCGGGACCAGGGAAAATTACCGTGTCGAGAGCCGAGACTCTGGCCAGGATTGATTTCGAGCCTGAGTGATGCCCGGGACATGCGGAGGCTCCGAGGGCGAGTgctcctgcctgcctgcggcTGCCTGCACCCAACAAGCGGCGTACGCACTGGCCTCCTCCATCAAGGGGCCACAGTTGCATCGTCGCCCCAGTGCCGCCGACATGCCTCGATGCCTCCAACTGGGATGCCAACCTGCCTGTCCCACTGCACAGGTCCCTCATCACTAGGCAAGCCTCCTTGCCTCAAACGCAGGTTAGCCACTCAGCCTATGCTGGTTGCCGCGTTCACATACGGAAATCAACAGCCGCCGTGACAAACCACCCAGCCAAACCCGCATCATGGCCGACTGTTTGTTGAGCTGATGGATGTTAGCGCCAACGAGAATACGTAATGCTCTTGTGCTGGGAGTCGCGGTCCAGTACTGCATTCCCTGGGCTACAAGGTCTGGCCCGCGCTGCCGGGTTTCCTCCGAACTGTGCACACCAAAGGGTAACAtccggtggtggtggtggtggttatGTAGTGCAAGATCGTCCGACCTCTAGGCTGTGGTTGCCGCCCCTCTTGTTGGACACGCAGGGTACACGGAGGGAGGGAGACAGGGCAGCGGGCGGTTCGGGTCAAAGCCAAAGGGCCAGGCCCAgagcgcctcctccgcgcgccTCCCCCCCTTGGCTGGctgccgcgctgcgccgcgcgctgcgggAGGCTACAGCGGTCACTCGTTTGCGCTCCCAAGAGGCACCGCAAAAAGGTACgtacccacccaccaccacggaTGGCAGCGCAACCAACATTGGAGCGCATGGTAGATTGGCATGCGACGGCTGTCCCTCACCGCCCGGGCTGCCGTACACACCTACGCAGTGCACGCAGCCGCGGTACGTATTGTTTGGCGTTGTGCATGGAGAGGCAGAGCGGGCTAGAGAGACGGAGAGAGAGTTCATGAGCCCTGTTTGTGGGTCAAGGCAAACGACTCCCAAAAGGAAAATCCAAGGGTCCAGCTGGAGTCGCGGCACAGCCAAGGTAATAACACCTAGCAGTGGTTTGGGTTTGGATCGAAGGAGCGACCCGACCAAGAGATCCGTCTTCGCTCAGTTGTCGGTGCCAACTCGTTCTTCGTTGCTTTGAGCTTTGTTCGTTTTTATCGTTTATCCTTATTGTTCATCTCTTTCTACACACACCTCCCAGTACACACCTCTATCACTCGGTCGCATCACGCTCTCCCAACTAGAGCCGTGTTGCCTTACTTGGCATTCTAATCTCGTTTAgtcgtcaccaccaccttcccCTCCATCGACGTCGCCTGGCCGACGGCAGCCATGCGCCTGTCGCTATGGGGACTAGCTTTCATCGTCGCCAGTGTCGGATCGGCAACGGAGCGGCATCACCACTCACactctcgccctcgcggtcTTCCGCCTGAGCGACTGGCGCCATCGCCCATCCCCCGTCACCGACCACGCCAGGGATCCGGCGCTTCATTGGATGTTGAGACCTCGGCGACTGGTTCAGTCGAGCCTTCAACGTCCACCGAGAAGGGCATCATCACATtctcgccatcatcatcggCTTCAGGTGATGGCGGCTCTCCAGACTCTGGGTCAGCAGTAgtcagctcgtcggcgccgacctcgtcatcaACGGCGACGCGTGCAGACATTCCTCCTCCACAACCACCAACCCCTATTCCGACCTCGGCACCCCAGCCAGTTCCAACCCCCCTGGACGCACTCTCTTACTCCTTGTCCCAATCGTGCCTTCAATATGTCGGCACTTTGATCGCCCCGTCATCCAAGTTCATGACGTGCCTTCCTTTCTCTCTTCTCTTGTCCACTTCGTCGGCGTACAAGAATCAAGTGTCGGCCGCTACACGGTCCGGCAACTGGACCTTTCTCAACGAGCTCATCGCCTATACCAATTCGCCCCAGCCATCACCTGCTAGCTGTGACCAAACATTCAAATCGATCCTGACCGCGTTTGCCGACAAGGCAAACTGCGGCGGTGATCTAGGCGGTGGTCTGGCTGTGGCCAAGCAGGCTCAGAGCGGAATCGGCAACTACGCCGTGATGCGTACGGCGTCGGGTCTCGTCAATCCAAACACTGGTGTCTACTGTTACCTCGAAGCTCTGGCCAACGTGAAGCCAGACGACATGTACCTCTGGATGCTGCCTTCAGGAAATATGTGAGTGGGCTTGCGCACATGGCGGCTTGGCATTTGTGACTGAATGCCGCGGTTGTTTCGTGGCTGACACACGCGTGCAGAATCCCGACTACTTCCACTCCTACTTGTTCTCCCTGTTCTGGCCTCCTCATGAATCACTTTGCCGCCTGGACCGCCAACACCACCTCCTTGAACAGCACcatcgtcgcctcggccgtcgccaccatCAACGGTAAATGCGGCTCCTCATTCATTTCAACAACCCCAGTCGTCTCGTCCGCCCATTCCCGGAGTCGTCATGATGGACTCTGTCTCGCATTCCTGTCATTGCTCATTGGGGCTCTCTTGCATTTTTAGACGACCTTAGTAGTCAACTCTATGTGATTTATTGTATATTGCTTGACTATCCATCGAGGCTGGCCAGCTGTACGATCGACCAGTCtccggcgtcctcgccgtcgctcgtgctcgtcccaTCGGTGGTTGTGAGGAGGCCCTTGAGCTTGCTCTTGACATTGTGCACAATGCCAGCTCCGAGCACGTCGGCAATGGTCAGCGTCGAGTTCAAGCCATAGACCATGGTCGCGGCGTAGAAGAAGTTTGCGTTTCCAGTCCCCGTCAGAAGCCACAAGGAATGCAGCAGCGGGAGGAGAATGCTGGTGTAGAGGTGGACCGTCAACGACAGGAGAGGGTGCTGCAGATCTTTTGAGCGGTTAGCTATGAAGACAATCAAACGAAGCTGAGACACACTGGCGATGATCTCGGGGAAGCACCCGAGGAATCCGGCCCACAGCGCCATGTCACCGAGTGTGGGGTAACTCTTCCATGTGGAGATCGCTCCGAGCTGGATAAGCAGGATGAACGCCGGATCGTCGAGACGGAGACAGAGCGGGGCGACGTAAATCGCCAGATGAAACTGTATCGTTTGAGCAGTGTCCAGAGTGGAGGCGAGCATCGCTTGGGCACTCACCTGGAAGACTCCTTGAAAGAAGAGCCGGAAGTGGTCAAAGATCTCGGTGAAGAAGTACCACCACATGCCGACGTTTGGCGTCAGATCAGATGCTGTGAGGCTGGGCTGTGAGAAGGTGGCTACTACCTCACAGCGTGCACTTACACCAGCCCCCACGTGCGGGTTATCCAGCTCGTGCCCAGCACATTGACCGAGAAGAGGGTGAGACTTCCAAAGAAGGACAGGAATGCCGCCGTGTCGACAATCCAGCTGGTCCCCGAGGGACCGGAATACCTCTGTTGAACGAGGATGACAGCCGGCAGAAGGAAAAGCGGATACCAGGACGTCTGTGCAGCCACAGCGAGCGCTACCACTGATAACAAGTTCTGCCCTTCGCGTTGTTAGTCACGCTGACATtaccgcctcggccgcgcctCACCAGTGAAAGCTCCAGAAATGGCCGCCAGCGTAAGGACGTTGTCCAGGCTAGTTGTTGACCTCGCCAAACAGGAGAGCAGAGTATAGGGGTTGAACAAGTACCTGAGGAATGCGTGAGCAGAGGCTCCTCCGAGTACTAGGCTTCGACGCACAGAAGGGCAACGAGGTAGTCGCGGCTCGTGTCGGCAGGTGTCGTCTTGCTTGTCGAGGCGGCAGAGCGAGCTTGCCATACCCGGACGAGGAGAATACCTCCCAGCACGTCGGCCAACGACCACAAGACTGCTGTCAAGGCCCTCGAGTAGACGGGGATGATGTaagagaagaagaggaggtACAATGGCGACTGGTGGTTGCGGTCAGCCGGCGTtgcagaagcagcagcattgCTGGCCAACATACGTGGTGGAATACGCCGCCCGCATATGGGTCAAAACCCGTATCTCTCAGAAACACCCCCTCGCTCACTAGGCATGTGTCAGAACGAGGTTGAACGGCGTGGCGGTACGGGTAAGGATACTCACGACTGCGAAACGATGTCAAGGGTGAAGTGAGCTCGGGTCGGCGTTCAAGAGCAGTGGATACTCCAGTAAAGGCGAAgaggccgagtcggagcAGTAGTGCCGAACCTAGCACCAGCGCAAGCCGCCGGGGCTGAGGAATAGGCATggcgggcaagggcaagatgAGCGACAAGAGTGAAGGAGACACAACAGTTGGAGGTGGTGTGCAGCCCTTCTGACTCTAAACGCGCTTCAACACTCGTCGCCATGACGCGTGGTCGGTCACTTGCTAGATGTGGCAAATTGGGTCCGCCCAACACAGAACTGCTCGCAATCAGTGACTGACTGGCTGCTCGCAGGCATCAATCATGGACTGGACGACGAGTGCAATCTTATGGCTCTATGCATGCAGCTATTCTAACTAGGCTGGCCCAGATCATCACCAAGTGCACCTTGCCCAAAGGCACTGGAGATTTCAGAGGGCAGCTATTAGCAATACGTACAAGCTGGCCGAGTCGGATCCACACATTCACAAAATCGGGTCGAGACATGGTGGGGAGGGGAAGTGGTTGAGGGGATGGATGGTATGGGGAGGGGATGATGCGGTTGAGGCTGGAATAGAGCCACCCATTAAGTGGAGGGGATGATGAGGTAGAGCACGTTGTCGAATGCCATATGAGGA
This window encodes:
- the ufd2 gene encoding Ubiquitin conjugation factor E4; this translates as MSGNDPNLSEAEKMRLKRLARLGAPAQTQPQPQATDAPSTSQESREAHQPPSASSRLLSLNTSSSSQPSPSAAPPPKPPVAKPATPPVKPTPPPSAPPVKRRFQASSSPAPSAPPRTAPASNLVAPTLSYDAWEARTVRNVFSVTLKRSEAEASNWKLCWLKDLEGEIKEENPGNPAALNVNLALRDRLLIARLSLDPSTMATSDDPDQLTVLAGLPQDETVFEYLTGAWKRLYTANREFNRLQYSKEEKAKWVAAFDELKRLIISYSGMTLEDPTMFPQPPSRPVGPAEFLPLLLGVTAPSSGNSDPLSSSTVVAQSKGALAQSDLVPFLNDLAAGFADGSMADVITPTLSLFFQEWFKITPTPDLLGNDWRNYLGAVSLLVQVKPIAALLPSLPVWVAPSVTAAKVEWQSLLGPLTRLSVFPREFPEIWKEYFSNPTDRQTADIDANKANLRHSLEYLQTSLFSIYNSIIRASPESREGALDFFALIVKLNAKRQGMQVDHRSVSSDGFMTNLQAVLLKLFEPVMDIQFSKIDKVDPEYYRHSKRIDITDETKIKATKEEADEFYGAAMDLDSKPNFISDLFFLLNAVHHLGLGKTVATRVKAERNISDMEKDLKHLESKREEWAGNPAMQAQGEAQIAKVKSDIATLHASLHAYDTQLLDPRLTRLNVTYCGFLMTWLLRMADPKHQHPQVPIALPLPAEVPLQFRMLPEYLFDNVVEYYDFLAHHDPDALDNADKDILITFVLTFLAPGYVNNPFLKAKMVSILSNGLYPAGYHRRGPMFDRLSVHPVSIQYLMPALIRFFIDVEMTGGHTQFWDKFSFRRDISHIIKAMWSNPLHREAFVKARHDDFDMFIKFVNMLMSDTTFHLEESLTNLTKINSLRAQKADEASWSRLEEAERNDLDSQLRQAESSAPFHTQEGRNCVELIRDFTDTTKEPFLVGEIVDRLAASLDENLVNLVGPKMQDLKVADPDRFSFKPKPLLAAIAQIYLNLGHEADFIRAVANDQRSYTPELFERFARVLKNRAIMTAAEVDAIVSFSNRVKDAKATIEIEDEREIPDEFLDPLLATLMKDPVILPVSRVTVDRSTIRAVLLSKDLDPFNNVPLKYEDVIPDVELKAKIDAWIAEGSVPAQGSAMDVDA
- the PIGU gene encoding Phosphatidylinositol glycan anchor biosynthesis class U protein: MPIPQPRRLALVLGSALLLRLGLFAFTGVSTALERRPELTSPLTSFRSLSEGVFLRDTGFDPYAGGVFHHSPLYLLFFSYIIPVYSRALTAVLWSLADVLGGILLVRVWQARSAASTSKTTPADTSRDYLVALLYLFNPYTLLSCLARSTTSLDNVLTLAAISGAFTGQNLLSVVALAVAAQTSWYPLFLLPAVILVQQRYSGPSGTSWIVDTAAFLSFFGSLTLFSVNVLGTSWITRTWGLVLTASDLTPNVGMWWYFFTEIFDHFRLFFQGVFQFHLAIYVAPLCLRLDDPAFILLIQLGAISTWKSYPTLGDMALWAGFLGCFPEIIANLQHPLLSLTVHLYTSILLPLLHSLWLLTGTGNANFFYAATMVYGLNSTLTIADVLGAGIVHNVKSKLKGLLTTTDGTSTSDGEDAGDWSIVQLASLDG